Proteins encoded by one window of Clostridium cagae:
- the dut gene encoding dUTP diphosphatase, translating into MEKYILKIKKINEKAVVPNYAHEGDAGLDLYSVEELLLEAGERALIHTGIQIELPKNTEAQIRPRSGLALKHGITTLNSPGTIDEGYRGEIGVILINHSRECFKIEEGMKIAQMVIKPIINVQIEEANELSDSERKANGFGSSGLK; encoded by the coding sequence ATGGAAAAATACATATTAAAAATAAAGAAAATTAATGAAAAAGCAGTAGTACCTAATTATGCACATGAAGGAGATGCTGGGTTAGATTTATATTCAGTAGAAGAATTATTGTTAGAAGCAGGTGAAAGAGCTTTAATCCATACAGGAATACAAATAGAGCTTCCTAAAAATACAGAAGCTCAAATTAGACCAAGAAGTGGTTTAGCATTAAAACATGGAATTACTACTTTAAATTCACCAGGAACAATAGATGAAGGGTATAGAGGTGAGATTGGTGTTATTCTAATCAATCATAGTAGGGAATGCTTTAAAATAGAAGAAGGTATGAAAATAGCTCAAATGGTTATAAAGCCTATAATTAATGTTCAAATAGAAGAAGCCAATGAACTAAGTGATTCTGAAAGAAAAGCAAATGGATTTGGATCTTCAGGATTAAAATAA